One Scylla paramamosain isolate STU-SP2022 chromosome 6, ASM3559412v1, whole genome shotgun sequence DNA segment encodes these proteins:
- the LOC135101203 gene encoding cytochrome P450 2L1-like isoform X1, translating into MWLELFIFALLVLLLRYYFTRPSGMPPGPMVIPYIGNFLRMDIPIVKKYRKKYGDIFMVELGPNKFIFLCNYKLIKESMSRLELSDRPQFDLNFILSEGVPAGVIMTNGKHWQNARRFLLRNLRDLGMGKTYLEDAIQREAQLLVEDFKKHSGSPTLFPKSLNVAVLNVVWQMVASTRYDMDDERVLSIIKIIRSFETTTAMMILEFIPFIKKIIPDFIKNRISVYAQMANLRKEAKALIQELKAAHRAQLDPDNPRDVIDEYLIAMDNKSDIAEYFSELDLVCVTFDLFNAGFDTTSNMLRWIILYMIKYPEVQRRVQEQIDAVVPRDTLPSYQHKPNLPLVEAMIQEALRFSSLISFGVQRSPDRDIQVGGYLIPKGSFVFPATVCCHYDPQYWEHPDQFRLEHFLDDQGNFASQKEGFLPFGTGRRSCLGESLARMELFLFSSALLQNFTFSASEGCEVNLEGDPRLPSVRMALDQNIVITPRTKED; encoded by the exons ATGTGGCTGGAGCTGTTCATTTTCGCCCTTCTGGTGCTGCTTCTGCGGTACTACTTCACCAGGCCCTCGGGCATGCCTCCAG GTCCGATGGTGATCCCTTACATCGGGAACTTTTTACGCATGGATATTCCCATAGTCAAGAAGTATAGGAAGAAATATGGCGACATATTCAT GGTTGAATTGGGGCCCAACAAATTCATCTTCCTGTGCAACTATAAGCTCATTAAGGAAAGCATGTCAAGGCTTGAGCTATCGGATCGTCCCCAATTTGATTTGAATTTTATATTATCAGAAGGAGTTCCAGCAG GTGTCATCATGACTAATGGCAAACACTGGCAAAATGCTCGAAGGTTTCTGCTGCGTAACCTGCGTGATCTCGGGATGGGCAAGACCTACCTAGAGGACGCCATTCAGCGAGAGGCACAGTTGCTGGTGGAGGATTTCAAGAAACACTCCGGGTCTCCCACGCTCTTTCCCAAATCCCTCAATGTCGCTGTCCTTAATGTTGTGTGGCAGATGGTTGCAA GCACGAGATATGACATGGACGACGAAAGGGTTTTGTCAATCATCAAGATAATAAGGTCTTTCGAAACTACGACGGCAATGATGATTCTggagttcattccattcatcaaGAAGATCATTCCAGACTTCATCAAGAACAGAATATCGGTCTACGCGCAAATGGCGAACTTGAGAAAAGAAGCGAAGGCACTCATACAG GAATTGAAGGCAGCACACCGCGCCCAGCTGGACCCTGACAACCCAAGAGACGTGATCGACGAGTACCTCATCGCCATGGACAATAAGAGTGACATTGCTGAATACTTTAGTG AATTGGACTTAGTATGTGTGACTTTCGACCTGTTTAATGCCGGGTTCGACACCACCTCCAATATGCTACGTTGGATCATCCTCTACATGATCAAATACCCCGAGGTGCAGCGGCGCGTCCAGGAGCAGATTGACGCGGTGGTGCCCCGAGACACCTTGCCCTCCTATCAACACAAACCCAA CCTGCCCCTGGTGGAGGCCATGATACAGGAAGCTCTGCGCTTCTCCTCCTTGATATCCTTTGGCGTGCAGCGCTCCCCAGACAGAGACATTCAAGTAGGGGGCTACCTCATCCCCAAG GGAAGCTTTGTGTTCCCCGCTACCGTCTGTTGTCACTACGACCCTCAGTACTGGGAACACCCCGACCAGTTCAGGCTGGAGCACTTCCTGGACGACCAGGGCAACTTTGCGTCCCAAAAGGAAGGTTTTCTTCCCTTCGGCACAG GACGCAGGAGCTGCTTGGGCGAATCTCTGGCCAGGATGGAgctgttcctcttctcctccgccCTGCTCCAGAACTTCACCTTTTCTGCCTCCGAGGGTTGCGAGGTGAACCTCGAAGGAGATCCCAGATTGCCATCAGTACGAATGGCCCTCGACCAAAACATTGTCATCACTCCAAGGACGAAAGAGGACTAA
- the LOC135101203 gene encoding cytochrome P450 2L1-like isoform X2, with translation MATYSCVIMTNGKHWQNARRFLLRNLRDLGMGKTYLEDAIQREAQLLVEDFKKHSGSPTLFPKSLNVAVLNVVWQMVASTRYDMDDERVLSIIKIIRSFETTTAMMILEFIPFIKKIIPDFIKNRISVYAQMANLRKEAKALIQELKAAHRAQLDPDNPRDVIDEYLIAMDNKSDIAEYFSELDLVCVTFDLFNAGFDTTSNMLRWIILYMIKYPEVQRRVQEQIDAVVPRDTLPSYQHKPNLPLVEAMIQEALRFSSLISFGVQRSPDRDIQVGGYLIPKGSFVFPATVCCHYDPQYWEHPDQFRLEHFLDDQGNFASQKEGFLPFGTGRRSCLGESLARMELFLFSSALLQNFTFSASEGCEVNLEGDPRLPSVRMALDQNIVITPRTKED, from the exons ATGGCGACATATTCAT GTGTCATCATGACTAATGGCAAACACTGGCAAAATGCTCGAAGGTTTCTGCTGCGTAACCTGCGTGATCTCGGGATGGGCAAGACCTACCTAGAGGACGCCATTCAGCGAGAGGCACAGTTGCTGGTGGAGGATTTCAAGAAACACTCCGGGTCTCCCACGCTCTTTCCCAAATCCCTCAATGTCGCTGTCCTTAATGTTGTGTGGCAGATGGTTGCAA GCACGAGATATGACATGGACGACGAAAGGGTTTTGTCAATCATCAAGATAATAAGGTCTTTCGAAACTACGACGGCAATGATGATTCTggagttcattccattcatcaaGAAGATCATTCCAGACTTCATCAAGAACAGAATATCGGTCTACGCGCAAATGGCGAACTTGAGAAAAGAAGCGAAGGCACTCATACAG GAATTGAAGGCAGCACACCGCGCCCAGCTGGACCCTGACAACCCAAGAGACGTGATCGACGAGTACCTCATCGCCATGGACAATAAGAGTGACATTGCTGAATACTTTAGTG AATTGGACTTAGTATGTGTGACTTTCGACCTGTTTAATGCCGGGTTCGACACCACCTCCAATATGCTACGTTGGATCATCCTCTACATGATCAAATACCCCGAGGTGCAGCGGCGCGTCCAGGAGCAGATTGACGCGGTGGTGCCCCGAGACACCTTGCCCTCCTATCAACACAAACCCAA CCTGCCCCTGGTGGAGGCCATGATACAGGAAGCTCTGCGCTTCTCCTCCTTGATATCCTTTGGCGTGCAGCGCTCCCCAGACAGAGACATTCAAGTAGGGGGCTACCTCATCCCCAAG GGAAGCTTTGTGTTCCCCGCTACCGTCTGTTGTCACTACGACCCTCAGTACTGGGAACACCCCGACCAGTTCAGGCTGGAGCACTTCCTGGACGACCAGGGCAACTTTGCGTCCCAAAAGGAAGGTTTTCTTCCCTTCGGCACAG GACGCAGGAGCTGCTTGGGCGAATCTCTGGCCAGGATGGAgctgttcctcttctcctccgccCTGCTCCAGAACTTCACCTTTTCTGCCTCCGAGGGTTGCGAGGTGAACCTCGAAGGAGATCCCAGATTGCCATCAGTACGAATGGCCCTCGACCAAAACATTGTCATCACTCCAAGGACGAAAGAGGACTAA